AAGCAGACATCTGATTTTGTAGTTTTAGACAATATAGTAGCTACCGAATTTAAGCTAAATATGCCCACAATGATAACTAAGGCATTACTACAAACAATCACAAAAACTACTCTAAATGCCGTTGTAGCCAAAAATGACGCAACAGGTGGATATCTAGCACTAGCAAGCTCACTTTTTACAATGGCTACAACAAGTGCAGATGTTAGATATTGGAATGGATTACCAAAAGGTGTATCAGTTGTAATGCTAGATAATAATGGAGAAATAGAGATAAAAGCACCAGATGGCACTCATCTATATCAAGCCACATTAAACAAAAACAAAAGTGCGCTTGTGATTGTTCGCTCATTTAACCCTAGCAATCCAATTAATGTAAATATAATACAAAGGTAAGGTATGAGGTATGTTTTTCTTTTAGCTTGTATTTTGTTTTTTAGTGCATGTGGTGGAGTAACTTACACTCCCGCTCCACATACAAAACATGATAGAGTATTTATAGATTCATCTCTGCCAAAAGATATAGTAAAGAATCTAAGAGAAATAAAGAATCTAAATGGGCTTTTAGAATTTGACTTAATCTTAAGAAGTAGCACTAATAGAGATATTATCTATAAAGTTACATGGCTAGATGAAAATGGTTTAGAATTACCAAATGTCATAGATGACGAATATAGAACAATAAGAATCCTTGCAAATAAGGATAAAAGAATAAAGAAAGTTGCACAACACAAAAGTGCAAAAGATTTTAAAATTTACATTCAAAGAAAATAAGGAGAAAAAATGAAAACAAAAAATTTAATAGTAGCTTTTAGTATCGTAGGTGCATTACTTGGAGGGTGTGCTAGTAGCTCTGGTCCAACATACACAGATGGTAAATCAACTCAAGCAAACAAAGGGTCAGCACTAACTTTAGGACTAGATAGAGAAGATTTTGAAAATACAGCAGAGAATATGATAAATAGTATGCTTAGTGATCCTGCATTTGCAAATATACAAGCAGGAGATAGAAAGGTAATTGCAATAGGCAGAATCCTAAATGACACTCCACAAAGAATTGATACAGAAAAACTAACTGCCAAGATAACTTCAGCTCTAAGAAGGTCTGGTAAGTTTGTGCTAACTTCCGCAGTAGCACATGGTGGTGCATTAGATTCCATGAGTGAAGATGTTAGAGAATTAAGAGATAATGATGAATTCAATCAAAACACAATCGCAAAAAAGGGAACTCTAGTATCTCCTGACTTCTCACTAGCTGGTAAGATAAGACAAGATAATGTGAGATTAAGCAATGGCAAAACACAAGTAGAATACTTCTTTTTACTTAGAATAACAGACTTAAACTCTGGACTTGTATATTGGGAAGATGAGCAAACAATCAACAAAACAGGCTCTAGCAAATCTGTAACTTGGTAAGGAAAATAATGAAAAAGATAATATTCATTAGTTCTTTGATTTTAAGTAATATTCTTTATGCACAAGGAGAAAAGCAAACTGAAATAACGCAATCTGATATTAAGATTCAAAATGAATTATCTCTACCACAAGAAAAAGAGGTGGCAACAAAAGATATACAAGATTATTTTGATGAGTTTGCAAACGCGCATAATATAGAATATGGAGTAACAGAAAATGGCAGGACATTTTATTATGGATATGCAGATATATCTGATAAGGGAGATCTTGCAAGAGGAGGTAGCATAGCATTTCAAAGGGCTATGCTAAACATACAAAGTGAATTTATAAAAGATGCCTTTGGCAGATTGGCAAACCAAAGAATCCTAAAATACCTAAATGATAACTCAACAAATGCAAGAGAGTTTGAAGAACTAGAAAAAGGTGGTGTGCTATCACAAATAATGGATAAGGTAACACAACTAACCGGTGCAAAACTAGATTCTGCGCTAAAAGACTTAGGGATTGAAGTAGAAGGTTTAAGCCAAGAGAGGAAAAAAGACATTTTCAAAGATGAATTTATAACTAAAACAATCATAGATGCAAGTGGTCAAATGAGTGGTCTAGTGCCTATGCAAACTTATGTTACAACAACCAAAAATGGTAATTATAGAGTTGGTGTAGTTGCAGTAATCTCAAATAAAACAAGAGCCATAGCAGATGATATAAAAAAGAATAGACAATCAAACATAAAAGGCAAGGGCAAGAAGCTAGAAGAATTCCTACCAAAAGAGGACAAAGACTATATAAATGAATATGGCATAAGAATGGTATATGATGAAAATGGCGAACCTATGATAATAAGCTATGGAATATGGGGCTATGGCAAGACTTCAAGCGATTCTAGAATCCTAGATAGACTAGAAAGTGGTGCAAAAGAGACAGCTCAAAATCAAGCAGATGTAGCTATTAGGGAATTCGTAAGCACACAAATAAGCCTAAGAGATGAAACACAAACAGGCGATACAATAAAACAAACACTAAAAGAATCTCAAAATATAAATAATGGCTCAAAAGAAATCACAGAAGAAATGATAAGTGAAATAGTAGATAAGTCTCTAAAGACAATCACAAGCAAGACAAAGGGGAATCTAAGAGGAATTAGAACTGCTAAGAGATGGTCTTATACAGATGATAATAATACAGAATATGTTGGCGTTGTTAGAGTGTATTCTTATAAAAACTATGTAAATACAACACAAGCAGTATCACCAATAAAACAAGAACACAAAAAAGCAACAACCAAGCCTCAAACAAGAGAGCAAGATAAAAAATCAAGTATTGTAAATAGCATTGATGATTTTTAGGATATAGCATGAAAAAGATTCTATTAATATTTCTATGCCTTTGTGCATTAGAAGCTAAAGTAGTAACAAATACTACAACAAAACAAGCAAGTGGTGAAGGCAGTGGCTTAAGCAGAGAAGAAGCCATAAATAATGCAATTATCGAAGCTATAGGGAAACTAAATGGAGTTAGTATAAACTCCATTAAAAAGTCTATAAACATAAGCACAAACACAAATGAAAGCACAAATATAAAAGATACTTATAGTGAGCAAATAAACAAAGCAACAAAAGGTTCGGCAGATAGCTATGAAGTAGATAGTGTGTTTGAAGAAAATGGAAAATACATAGCAAATGTAACAATCTACAAAACAACCACTACAAAAAAATATGTAGCACCCGGACTAAAGGCTGATAACAGAAGAAATATAAGTGTCTTTAATGTATCTCACAACAAAATACAAGCCTCGCTTGGTGCTACACTACAACAAAAGATAAAACAGAATTATTACAAAGTAGAAAATTCAATGTCCTAGATCGAGATTCGCAAGGATATTACGATATGGAAAAAGCACTCATAAAAAGTGGTGATGCAATGAATGATGAAGTATATAAGCTTAAAAATGTCCTTGCAACAGATTATATTTTGCTATTCAACATAAGCGGACTAGATGGAGAACAAAAGAAAAGTAATCTAACAGGCAAGACAAAACTACAAGCTGAAATTAGTATTGATTATAGAGTATTGCTATTTGCAACAAGGCAGATTAAGTATTCAAACACCCTAATTGAAAAATTCACCATAAAAAATAGCTCACTAAGCGAAGATGAGGCAATAATGCAAAAAATAGCACATAAAATTTCAAGCGATA
Above is a genomic segment from Helicobacter ibis containing:
- a CDS encoding YcfL family protein, with amino-acid sequence MRYVFLLACILFFSACGGVTYTPAPHTKHDRVFIDSSLPKDIVKNLREIKNLNGLLEFDLILRSSTNRDIIYKVTWLDENGLELPNVIDDEYRTIRILANKDKRIKKVAQHKSAKDFKIYIQRK
- the lpoB gene encoding penicillin-binding protein activator LpoB yields the protein MKTKNLIVAFSIVGALLGGCASSSGPTYTDGKSTQANKGSALTLGLDREDFENTAENMINSMLSDPAFANIQAGDRKVIAIGRILNDTPQRIDTEKLTAKITSALRRSGKFVLTSAVAHGGALDSMSEDVRELRDNDEFNQNTIAKKGTLVSPDFSLAGKIRQDNVRLSNGKTQVEYFFLLRITDLNSGLVYWEDEQTINKTGSSKSVTW
- a CDS encoding DUF6844 domain-containing protein; translation: MKKIIFISSLILSNILYAQGEKQTEITQSDIKIQNELSLPQEKEVATKDIQDYFDEFANAHNIEYGVTENGRTFYYGYADISDKGDLARGGSIAFQRAMLNIQSEFIKDAFGRLANQRILKYLNDNSTNAREFEELEKGGVLSQIMDKVTQLTGAKLDSALKDLGIEVEGLSQERKKDIFKDEFITKTIIDASGQMSGLVPMQTYVTTTKNGNYRVGVVAVISNKTRAIADDIKKNRQSNIKGKGKKLEEFLPKEDKDYINEYGIRMVYDENGEPMIISYGIWGYGKTSSDSRILDRLESGAKETAQNQADVAIREFVSTQISLRDETQTGDTIKQTLKESQNINNGSKEITEEMISEIVDKSLKTITSKTKGNLRGIRTAKRWSYTDDNNTEYVGVVRVYSYKNYVNTTQAVSPIKQEHKKATTKPQTREQDKKSSIVNSIDDF